The segment TCAACACAGTCTTTCTTAAAATGAGCCTTGATTATACTATTCACCTGTTCTGTGACTAAGTATATATTTCCATCGGTCAAAATGCAAGCTCTGCTACACAGCAGAAACAGTGTGAGTGTGAAATTCTACGTCTGTGTCAGTTTCACTTTTATAACACTTACACTTACAGTAATTGATGCTGATATGATGATTGTAACCAATCATCACTGCTGGAGATTGAACATACAGTCATTAGTTATCAGCTCCTCTTTCACTGGATTGATCTGTTCTCATGATGATTTAGTGTCAGTAGTTTTCTGTGAGATTGACTATCATCTGTTTGTCCTGCAGAAGCAGCTGAAGGAGACACAGAAGACGCTCCAGCAGAgaatccagcagagagagaaagatctccagcagctgagagagactgtggagtctcataaggtgagtctggagaagaagagaagtttgtctccgtctcagttcagactcactgaagctgaatcactgtgtgtcctaacagcgctctgcacagacagcagtggaggacagtgagaggatctttactgagctcatccgctccattgagagaagccgctctgagctgatacgactgatcagagatcaggaaaagactgcagtgagtcgagctgaaggacgactggagcgactggagcaggagatcaatgatctgaggaggagagacgctgagctggagcagctttcacacacacaggatcacaTCCAGTTCCTGCAGGTAACACAGGTCTAGAAGAACAGGATCATAGTGGACTTGAGCAGATCCTGCTGTGACAGAGACTCACAGAGAAACAGTTCATGAGTGTCTTATTATATAATCATCAGTCAGACTCTCATCTGATCATCTTCTTCTGAAAGAGACGCCGCTTACAAATGGCTttcagctctggagatctgttaGGAATCATTTCTCTGAGCTCTTTCTTCTGGAAGATATATTTAGCTGCTAAACACCACTAGCGCCACCAACTGTTCAGAACTTCACTAACATTGAACGTTTTGGGTCCTTGTGAAGTTTCAGTGTCTCTTACCGCTCTTAAGTGATAAATTATGGTCAATCTAATCAAAACCTTTGAGCTGCTTTTCCTCAGCTAATCTACTCCACTGATGTGCTTGAGCTGTTAGAtggacatttatgcatttatcagatGTTTTATCATCCAAACTATTTCCCAGAAAGTTCACAGAGAGTGTAAATGGCAAACATGAGAATCTGTAGCTCTAATGTGATTTAACGAATATGAGAAGAATGAAGCTGATGTTGTGAAAGTGCTGGATTGAGGAGAGTTACTAAAGATCAAATCTGATGTTCCTGAAGGTTATTGAGTGAAGTGTGGAGCTGATGAGtttgatttctgttttctgtagagtttccagtctctctcAGCACCTCCTGAATCTACAGACGTAAATGATGatctcttcagttctctcttctcttctgatgctctgagagaatctgtccatcagctgagagacaaactggaggatttctgcaaagagcagctcaagaagatctcagacagaggtaaagtcctggagattcatctgctctcagaaaccagtccatcatcatctcatatcatggagaacatcatattagaaatgtgttaggaaTAGATACAGGATCATGAGAATCACACTGTTCATGTCTGTTGATTTCCACAGTGCCATTCACCAGCATTGATCTCTGGACCAGGAACGACTTCCTACAATGTAAGTCAGTAAGAAAACCAGCAGAAAAACTCTCTGAGAGTCTTCATGTTCTTCCTGTAGAAGGAGAAAGAAGAGGTTTATAACTGATGATGTAAATGATGATGTGCACAGATATCTGTTCATCTGTACTGAGACACTGATGATACACTGAACATGAAAAGATCAAACAGATTCATAATTCCTGATTCTGATGTGTTTTATCTCCATCAGATTCCCATCAGCTCACTCTGGATCTGAACACAGTGAATAAATACCTCCGTCTGTCTGAGAACAACAGAGTGATTACTGACACTAACACAGATCAgtcgtatcctgatcatccagacagatttgatgtgTGTCAgcaggtgttgtgtagagagagtgtgtgtggacgctgttactgggagattgAGTGGTGTGGGATTAATGTGtttatatcagtgtcatataagagcatcagCAGGAAGGGAGGAGGTGATGAGTGTGGGTTTGGATCtaatgatcagtcctggagtttgATCTGCTCTCCTGACAGTTactcattcaaacacaataaCATAAAGACTGATCTCTCTGTGAAGCCCATCATCAGGAGAATAGGAGTgtttgatgatgataatgatcaggaggaggaggatgatgtaGTCAGGAGAATAGGAGTGTTTGATGATGATGTCAGGAGAATAGGAGTGTTTGATGATGTAGTCAGGAGaataggagtgtttgtggatcacagagcaggaactctgtccttctacagcgtctctgacacaatgagcctcatccacacagtccagaccacattcactcagacGCTCTATCCTGGGTTTAGGGTTTGGTTTGGATCATCAGTGAAACTGTGTTGATGAATCAGAATAGACTGACGAGAGATTCTACCCATGATGCTTTGAGCTGCATGATGAATCACTACAGAATAAATGTGTAATAATTCCTCATATAGACAGTaagatcagtgtgtgtgagtTGTCACAATCATCACCACACACCGCTGTTTAAATGCCGAGTGTGTCTCTCCTCGTGAGACCGGTCTCTTCCTCGTGAATGATcgctggtgtcctcgtgggtccaggaagggtgtgtAGAGGGATTATTCCCTGTTTTGGTTATTTgggttattttctgttaataaaagcctctctaaAGCCTGACTACACACGCACTGTGTCTGTCGTTTGTTCCTGATGAGTGACCATGTGTTtctctgcttttatttgtgttgAATGAAATAAGTCATTTAGTGTTACTTTAGtgtcacaatttttatttttcctaTCAAAATGAATTTTCATGTTCATAACTTTCTGAGAATGTTATTTTTCCTGAAAGCGCTGTGCTGACTTCTGGACTGTGATGTGGCATAAATTCACTGTATATGAGCACATTTCAGGTGTTGATTTTTGTCGCACAATAGAAGAATAACATTCTGTAGGcctaaacataaatatatttgagTGACTTTGAAttcatatttgtgtatttattttgcagGAGTTTAGTCATTTCT is part of the Carassius carassius chromosome 33, fCarCar2.1, whole genome shotgun sequence genome and harbors:
- the LOC132113451 gene encoding tripartite motif-containing protein 16-like isoform X1, whose amino-acid sequence is MAEARVSQDEFMCSVCLDLLKDPVTIQCGHSYCKICITDCWDQEDQKRVYSCPQCRQTFSPRPALSRNTMLAEVVEKLKKIRLSADCNAGAGDVQCDVCTGRKYRAVKSCLVCVNSYCQNHLEQHESFFRGKRHNLTEATGRLQEMICQKHEKILEVFCRTDQKCICVLCTVTEHKNHDIVSAADQRTEKQKQLKETQKTLQQRIQQREKDLQQLRETVESHKRSAQTAVEDSERIFTELIRSIERSRSELIRLIRDQEKTAVSRAEGRLERLEQEINDLRRRDAELEQLSHTQDHIQFLQSFQSLSAPPESTDVNDDLFSSLFSSDALRESVHQLRDKLEDFCKEQLKKISDRVPFTSIDLWTRNDFLQYSHQLTLDLNTVNKYLRLSENNRVITDTNTDQSYPDHPDRFDVCQQVLCRESVCGRCYWEIEWCGINVFISVSYKSISRKGGGDECGFGSNDQSWSLICSPDSYSFKHNNIKTDLSVKPIIRRIGVRIGVFDDVVRRIGVFVDHRAGTLSFYSVSDTMSLIHTVQTTFTQTLYPGFRVWFGSSVKLC
- the LOC132113451 gene encoding tripartite motif-containing protein 16-like isoform X2 encodes the protein MAEARVSQDEFMCSVCLDLLKDPVTIQCGHSYCKICITDCWDQEDQKRVYSCPQCRQTFSPRPALSRNTMLAEVVEKLKKIRLSADCNAGAGDVQCDVCTGRKYRAVKSCLVCVNSYCQNHLEQHESFFRGKRHNLTEATGRLQEMICQKHEKILEVFCRTDQKCICVLCTVTEHKNHDIVSAADQRTEKQKQLKETQKTLQQRIQQREKDLQQLRETVESHKRSAQTAVEDSERIFTELIRSIERSRSELIRLIRDQEKTAVSRAEGRLERLEQEINDLRRRDAELEQLSHTQDHIQFLQSFQSLSAPPESTDVNDDLFSSLFSSDALRESVHQLRDKLEDFCKEQLKKISDRVPFTSIDLWTRNDFLQYSHQLTLDLNTVNKYLRLSENNRVITDTNTDQSYPDHPDRFDVCQQVLCRESVCGRCYWEIEWCGINVFISVSYKSISRKGGGDECGFGSNDQSWSLICSPDSYSFKHNNIKTDLSVKPIIRRIGVIGVFDDVVRRIGVFVDHRAGTLSFYSVSDTMSLIHTVQTTFTQTLYPGFRVWFGSSVKLC